In Candidatus Rokuibacteriota bacterium, a genomic segment contains:
- the rapZ gene encoding RNase adapter RapZ, which translates to MSGPEPAAVPALRFVIITGMSGAGRSFAIKCLEDLGYFCVDNLPTTLIPTFAELCAHSSRDMRLIALGVDIREGEYLAHLMETLAELRAQGHKPEVVFLEAAEETLVRRYQETRRRHPLAAGGTVLEGIRAERRALANLRESADQIIDTTGLSVHQLKERLVEGYGPQGPRDALTVSLMSFGFKHGAPYDADLVFDVRFLPNPHFVEGLKRLDGRDAPVEEFVMSFEESRQLLAKIEDLLRFLLPLYRREGKAYLTVALGCTGGRHRSVTLVELLRRSLEGAGLAPVVRHRDIDRE; encoded by the coding sequence GTGAGCGGACCCGAGCCCGCGGCCGTCCCGGCGCTGCGGTTCGTGATCATCACCGGCATGTCGGGCGCGGGCCGGAGCTTCGCGATCAAGTGCCTCGAGGACCTCGGCTACTTTTGCGTGGACAACCTGCCGACGACCCTGATCCCGACCTTCGCGGAGCTCTGCGCGCATTCGAGCCGCGACATGCGCCTGATCGCCCTCGGGGTGGACATCCGGGAGGGCGAGTACCTCGCCCACCTGATGGAGACGCTCGCCGAGCTCCGCGCCCAGGGGCACAAGCCCGAGGTGGTCTTTCTCGAGGCGGCGGAGGAGACCCTCGTGCGGCGCTACCAGGAGACGCGCCGCCGCCACCCCCTTGCCGCTGGCGGGACCGTCCTCGAGGGCATCCGCGCGGAGCGCCGGGCGCTCGCCAACCTGCGCGAGAGCGCGGACCAGATCATCGACACCACGGGCCTCTCGGTCCACCAGCTCAAGGAGCGCCTGGTCGAGGGCTACGGGCCCCAGGGGCCGCGTGACGCGCTGACGGTCTCGCTCATGTCCTTCGGCTTCAAGCACGGGGCGCCCTACGACGCCGACCTCGTCTTCGACGTCCGCTTCCTGCCGAACCCGCACTTCGTGGAGGGCCTCAAGCGCCTCGACGGCCGCGACGCCCCGGTGGAAGAGTTCGTGATGTCGTTCGAGGAGAGCCGCCAGCTGCTGGCGAAGATCGAGGACCTCTTGCGCTTCCTCCTGCCGCTCTACCGCCGGGAGGGCAAGGCCTACCTGACGGTCGCCCTGGGGTGCACCGGAGGCCGCCACCGCTCGGTGACCCTCGTGGAGCTGCTTCGGCGCTCCCTTGAGGGCGCGGGCCTGGCGCCCGTGGTGCGGCACCGGGACATCGACCGTGAGTGA
- a CDS encoding DUF1926 domain-containing protein, whose protein sequence is MSEGLRFLFGVHNHQPAGNFDSVILDAAQSAYHPFLEAARAVPGVVLTVHCSGGLLAFLRERARPTFDLLGRLATDGRIELLTGGFFEPILSMLPDADKVGQIQALSEFLRENFGVKPRGMWLAERVWEPHMPKALRRAGVEFVVLDDAHFALAGLEPESLGGYYLTEEQGATVAVFPISQRLRYLVPFAEPAETIRYLGERRGSGAVTLFDDGEKFGVWPGTHRLAYDEGWLARFFEALAEAPGITLSTFSAWLDAAPAAGRVYLPTASYTEMGEWALPAAMGEELEEARRRLLALPDGLRLARLLRGGFWRNFLVKYPETGDAYRRMLRLSERLHDALARRPDDPRLAAAREDLWRGQGNDAYWHGVFGGCYLPHLRRAVGSALLAAERRLDDVLGAPALSWARDDVDGDGRAELRVRTPELCVTLRPEAGGTVTELAFRPRDLDIAGVFTRRREMYHGRVKESAAVSGGGLVTTIHAAPGSKEEGLADLLDYDPFRRASLLDGVFAPGAPPDPLAPWAVARAAMGETPMPSEIVERSGEVEIALGPTALDGLPLAVEKRIRIGAEGAGLRARYSLTWHGDEAFEGTWAVQLNLALTAGDAPGRYYRLPGSPSLGSRGSLASAASLTLVDEWIGCEVEIGWSGPGGAGWAPIETVSLSEAGFERIYQGSAVLVSWPLALAPGGSWEGELRIVPRSIPRSD, encoded by the coding sequence GTGAGTGAGGGCCTTCGCTTCCTCTTCGGGGTCCACAACCACCAGCCCGCCGGAAACTTCGACTCGGTCATCCTGGACGCCGCGCAGTCGGCGTACCACCCGTTCCTCGAAGCCGCGCGCGCCGTTCCCGGCGTCGTCCTGACCGTGCACTGCTCGGGAGGCCTCCTGGCCTTCCTCCGCGAGCGGGCACGGCCGACCTTCGACCTCCTGGGCCGGCTCGCGACCGATGGCCGCATCGAGCTTCTGACGGGCGGCTTCTTCGAGCCCATCCTGTCCATGCTCCCGGACGCGGACAAGGTGGGCCAGATCCAGGCGCTGAGCGAGTTCCTGCGCGAGAATTTCGGTGTGAAGCCTCGCGGCATGTGGCTGGCCGAGAGGGTTTGGGAGCCGCACATGCCGAAGGCACTCAGGCGGGCGGGCGTCGAGTTCGTGGTCCTGGACGACGCGCACTTCGCCTTGGCCGGCCTCGAGCCTGAGTCGCTGGGCGGTTACTATCTGACGGAGGAGCAAGGCGCGACGGTCGCCGTCTTTCCCATCAGCCAACGGCTGCGCTACCTCGTGCCCTTCGCCGAGCCGGCGGAGACCATCCGGTATCTCGGTGAGCGGCGGGGCTCGGGAGCGGTGACGCTCTTCGACGACGGCGAGAAGTTCGGCGTGTGGCCCGGCACTCACCGCCTGGCCTACGACGAGGGGTGGCTCGCGCGCTTCTTCGAGGCACTCGCCGAAGCGCCGGGTATCACGCTCTCCACCTTCTCGGCCTGGCTCGACGCGGCGCCGGCGGCCGGACGCGTGTACCTGCCCACGGCCTCCTACACCGAGATGGGCGAGTGGGCGCTGCCCGCCGCCATGGGCGAGGAGCTCGAAGAGGCGCGCCGGCGGCTCCTGGCGCTGCCCGACGGCCTACGCCTGGCGCGGCTCCTCCGGGGCGGCTTCTGGCGCAATTTCCTCGTGAAGTATCCGGAGACGGGCGACGCGTACCGGCGCATGCTGCGCCTGTCGGAGCGGCTCCACGACGCGCTGGCGCGGCGCCCGGACGACCCGCGCCTTGCCGCCGCGCGCGAAGACCTCTGGCGCGGCCAGGGCAATGACGCCTACTGGCACGGCGTCTTCGGCGGCTGCTACCTGCCGCACCTCCGGCGCGCCGTTGGGAGCGCGCTCCTGGCCGCTGAGCGGCGGCTCGACGATGTGCTGGGCGCTCCGGCGCTCTCCTGGGCGCGCGACGACGTGGACGGCGACGGTCGCGCCGAGCTCAGGGTGCGCACGCCCGAGCTCTGCGTGACGCTCCGCCCGGAAGCGGGCGGCACGGTGACGGAGCTCGCCTTCCGCCCGCGCGATCTCGATATAGCCGGGGTGTTCACCCGACGTCGCGAGATGTACCACGGCCGCGTCAAGGAGAGCGCGGCCGTGTCGGGCGGCGGCCTAGTCACGACTATCCACGCGGCTCCGGGGTCCAAGGAAGAGGGCTTAGCAGACCTGCTCGACTACGACCCGTTCAGGCGCGCGTCGCTCCTCGACGGGGTCTTCGCTCCCGGGGCGCCTCCCGATCCGCTCGCCCCCTGGGCGGTGGCGCGGGCAGCGATGGGCGAGACGCCGATGCCGAGCGAGATCGTCGAGCGGAGCGGCGAGGTCGAGATCGCGCTCGGCCCGACGGCCCTCGACGGCCTGCCGCTCGCCGTCGAGAAGCGGATACGAATCGGAGCGGAAGGCGCCGGGCTCCGCGCCCGCTACAGCCTCACGTGGCACGGCGACGAGGCGTTCGAGGGCACGTGGGCCGTACAGCTCAATCTCGCGCTGACGGCGGGCGACGCCCCGGGGCGGTACTACCGGCTCCCGGGCTCGCCCTCTCTGGGCTCGCGCGGCTCGCTCGCGAGCGCGGCGAGTCTCACCTTGGTGGACGAGTGGATCGGCTGCGAGGTCGAGATCGGCTGGAGCGGCCCGGGCGGCGCCGGCTGGGCGCCGATCGAGACGGTATCGCTCTCCGAAGCCGGATTCGAGCGGATCTACCAGGGCTCGGCCGTCCTTGTCAGCTGGCCGTTGGCGCTGGCGCCCGGCGGATCGTGGGAGGGCGAGCTTCGCATCGTCCCGCGCTCGATCCCACGGTCCGACTAA
- the metK gene encoding methionine adenosyltransferase: protein MAREEYLFTSESVTEGHPDKIADQISDAVLDAILAQDPTGRVACETLLTTGLVVVAGEITTSCYVDIPRIARETIKAVGYTRAKYGFDYETCAVITAIDEQSGDIAMGVDKLGAGDQGLMFGYACTETEELMPLPIMLSHKLVQRLTAVRKSGALDYLRPDGKSQVSVRYVDGKPVSVETVVISTQHSPDVTLEKIRQDLVEHVVIPTIPKHLIDPKRITYHINPTGRFVTGGPMGDTGLTGRKIIVDTYGGSCPHGGGAFSGKDPTKVDRSACYMARHVAKNIVAAGLAERAQVQVAYAIGVADPVSIMVETFGTGKVANAKLEEMIRRHFDFTPAGIIKYLDLRRPIYQKTAAYGHFGRSEPEFTWEHTNRVKDLRDDAGI from the coding sequence ATGGCGCGTGAGGAGTACCTGTTCACTTCGGAGTCGGTGACCGAGGGGCATCCGGACAAGATCGCAGACCAGATCTCCGACGCCGTCCTGGACGCTATCCTGGCCCAGGACCCGACGGGGCGGGTGGCGTGCGAGACGCTCCTGACCACCGGGCTTGTCGTCGTGGCGGGCGAGATCACCACGTCCTGCTACGTGGACATTCCGAGGATCGCCCGCGAGACCATCAAGGCGGTCGGCTACACGCGCGCCAAGTACGGCTTCGACTACGAGACCTGCGCTGTGATCACGGCCATCGACGAACAGTCGGGCGACATCGCCATGGGCGTGGACAAGCTGGGCGCCGGCGACCAGGGGCTGATGTTCGGGTACGCGTGCACGGAGACCGAGGAGCTTATGCCGCTGCCCATTATGCTCTCGCACAAGCTGGTGCAGCGCCTGACGGCGGTGCGGAAGAGCGGCGCGCTCGACTACCTCCGGCCCGACGGCAAGAGCCAGGTGTCGGTGCGCTACGTCGACGGCAAGCCGGTGTCGGTCGAGACCGTGGTCATCTCGACCCAGCACAGCCCCGACGTGACGCTGGAGAAGATCCGGCAGGACCTGGTCGAGCATGTCGTGATCCCGACCATTCCGAAGCACCTGATCGACCCCAAGCGGATCACGTATCACATCAACCCGACCGGGCGCTTCGTCACCGGCGGTCCCATGGGCGACACGGGGCTGACGGGGCGCAAGATCATCGTGGACACCTACGGCGGCTCCTGCCCCCACGGCGGCGGCGCGTTCTCGGGCAAGGATCCGACGAAGGTGGACCGATCGGCCTGCTACATGGCGCGCCACGTGGCCAAGAACATCGTGGCGGCCGGCCTCGCCGAGCGGGCGCAGGTGCAGGTGGCATACGCGATCGGCGTCGCCGACCCGGTCTCCATCATGGTGGAGACCTTCGGCACGGGAAAGGTGGCGAACGCCAAGCTCGAGGAGATGATCCGCCGCCACTTCGACTTCACGCCGGCGGGGATCATTAAATACCTCGACCTGCGCCGGCCGATCTACCAGAAGACGGCGGCCTACGGGCACTTCGGCCGCAGCGAGCCGGAGTTCACCTGGGAACACACGAACCGGGTCAAGGACCTGCGCGACGACGCGGGCA